From Chloroflexota bacterium, the proteins below share one genomic window:
- a CDS encoding damage-control phosphatase ARMT1 family protein has translation MVHFYASSLLHTAPPAGYPPLLLTSEPGSFARYTLAVRVPDILQDIIDSNDFPVDIIDALNTLRDEITSGSVRNLQEDAADRSFWDLANVPHVGKSWLDVPWYWAEAYLYRRVLEATGYFQPGPRQGADPYAVKKATEWQPDVAPQSVEALLDQLQGDVETRLRWLLKGSLWGNQADLCYAAVAELARQRRGARLDEQDAYLLVDDSSAIAGFLLEAATGKAPPSIAIVADNAGTELAMDLTLADYLLSTQLAGQVTFFLKPQPYFISDATIRDVFAGLQALSRGGPHTTLAAQRLWTHLDAGRLLLKTHWHFASSLFYFQLPEDLSSDLACHACVIFKGDANYRRLLGDAHWPATTPLALATSYFPAPLIMLRTLKSELVVGLETGQAARLAGEDPNWLVNGRYGVIQADLR, from the coding sequence ATGGTCCATTTTTATGCCTCCTCCCTCCTCCATACAGCGCCGCCGGCGGGGTATCCACCGCTTCTCTTAACCTCCGAACCAGGATCCTTTGCCCGTTACACCCTGGCTGTGCGCGTGCCCGATATCCTCCAGGATATCATCGACAGCAATGACTTTCCCGTCGACATCATCGACGCGCTCAACACCCTGCGGGATGAGATCACGAGCGGCTCCGTGCGTAATCTGCAGGAAGACGCCGCAGATCGCTCGTTTTGGGACCTGGCCAACGTCCCCCATGTTGGCAAAAGCTGGCTCGACGTGCCCTGGTATTGGGCTGAAGCTTACCTCTACCGGCGAGTGCTGGAGGCAACCGGTTATTTCCAACCAGGACCCCGGCAGGGAGCCGATCCCTACGCAGTCAAAAAGGCGACTGAATGGCAGCCTGACGTGGCGCCCCAATCGGTCGAGGCGCTGCTTGATCAACTGCAGGGCGACGTCGAAACGCGTTTGCGCTGGCTGCTCAAAGGCAGCCTCTGGGGTAATCAGGCCGATCTGTGCTATGCAGCCGTTGCCGAGTTGGCCCGGCAACGCCGCGGTGCCAGGTTGGATGAGCAGGATGCCTACCTCCTGGTCGATGACTCCAGTGCCATCGCGGGCTTTCTCCTGGAGGCAGCGACCGGCAAGGCGCCTCCATCCATCGCGATCGTGGCCGACAACGCCGGCACCGAGCTTGCCATGGACCTCACCCTGGCCGATTATTTACTCAGTACCCAACTGGCGGGCCAGGTCACCTTCTTTCTCAAACCCCAACCCTACTTCATCTCCGACGCCACGATCCGCGATGTCTTCGCCGGGCTCCAGGCATTGTCCCGCGGAGGCCCCCACACCACTCTCGCCGCGCAGAGGCTGTGGACCCATCTCGACGCTGGAAGGCTTCTCCTGAAGACCCACTGGCATTTCGCCAGCAGTCTCTTTTACTTTCAACTGCCGGAGGATCTGAGCAGCGATCTGGCATGCCATGCCTGCGTCATCTTCAAAGGGGATGCCAACTATCGTCGATTGCTGGGCGACGCGCATTGGCCGGCCACCACGCCGCTGGCGCTGGCGACCAGCTATTTTCCAGCACCCTTGATCATGCTGCGTACCCTCAAGTCAGAACTCGTCGTAGGACTTGAAACCGGACAGGCTGCCAGACTGGCTGGCGAGGACCCCAACTGGTTGGTGAACGGCCGCTACGGTGTGATTCAGGCTGACCTTCGCTGA